aaaaaaaaccgttTAAAAGGCGGCCTGTTTATTATCATTATGAGTCAAGTCGTGAAAGTTAGGGCCGGAAATGGCGCGGGAGGGTACATACTGTGGGTATTAACCGTCACACCTTTATTACGCAGTTCAATCTTGACGAGGACTGAAAAAAAGGACTTGACACATAAAAACacattattatgtttattttagtaaatgtttgaaatttttggttGCCAGTGACGCTAAATATTTTGCAATGTCTTTTTTATTGCCGTGTTATGATAACTTGCGAGTTTGGTAAGTGTtcagccctttcacacggcgtccagttttttgcaggatcccgtttgatggcaaATGTGTTTTTATATGCCAGCGAGCATCGcgcatgcgggatgctcgtgTGATCGCAAgcatacaaacacattcgccatcaaacgggatcctgcagaaaacgggatcctgcaaaaaactggactgccgtgtgaaaggggaGTTAGATTTTAACCGagattttattttgaagaacgAGTTTGTCAAGTCTACAAATACTACTACCTGCGATATGTTTCTTTCTAGCCTATTTACCTTTATGCCGTTGTTCCATTTTGACAATTCCTCGAAATGCCCCAGGTGTGCCCATGTAAAGGAGCAGCACTTGTACACCAGGCCGCGGTTCCATCATCAGAGTCGCCTTGTGCCATTCTGGTTTTAAATCTGGTTCGAGAGCATCCACAACAGTTTTgaacttatttattttctacaataaaaaatcgaattatttttatttcatgactagatgatgcccgcgtattcatcagcgtggatttaggttttttaaaatctcgtgagaactcatttttcGGGAAAACAATAACCTATATcagtctccgggatgcaagctgtcactttaccaaatttcatcaaaatcagtcaaacagatgggccatgaaagctagcagacagacacagacgtactttcgcttttataatattactagcgacccgccccggcttcgcatgggtggcaatgtagatacttaggtatgaagtgtcacttccatactaatattataaatgcgaccacaCGGGTTACTTAACaatttagttaataataataataataaagtctgTATGGAcgaaccgcgtttctgaacgtttcattatgtggtatttttaatagaaaaaaatatgtaagtaggtacgcaaccatagaccacagttcgtcacgttcgaatttcaactcgtactttgtgcgctagcgagcaaaattaccactttccactcagatttcgAAGGGCGAACGGATtctttccgagcgagtgagatgaaaaagttattttttactttgtagtggttgtgcaagtcggttttttttaattttttttaaagctttttagtgtaagtcgTCATTGCTTGATACATAAAagatcaattcaccatcagaaattcccgaatccccacggcttaggagttcagtaccttgtagcatcagcattgaggagttgggatctaaagttcaatggtgtagtctatgcttttcaccaaaaataatattgcattatCCGCATTTcgtgaatcactatagtttaggagtaccctacatcatcagggttgacttggaattcaagcataaagtcgttgcttggtacctacaacatgaATTCACtgtgaacacttcctgaatcttgataacttaggcacCCTggagcatcaggattgaggagttggatccagaaatttaaatgggaccaccaACTTAACATCCTCtgcagattaaaaaaaaattttgcaaatcggtctagaaacctggaaaaaatcgatgtaggtacatacataaaaaagtcgaaaaaaaaacgggccgaattgataaccacctcctttttggaagttggttaaaaacacAGGAATACGCACAGGAATATGTAACTAACCACATGTAATATAATTTTTGCCGCCATCGTAGTCTCAATCGATGGACTTGTGTCTTTTGGAGGGTTTTCCACACTACATGGACTTTTGTGCAGGTTTCATATGGATCCAGCATCTTGGAATcccaatatacctacctacctattcacaagatttgaaattgaaataaattaacaaacctTTTTATCGACTAGCGAGAATATTATTGGTCTGATTTCAGTAGTTTCTGACCAGAAGTATATGATTTTCCACTTAGAATCCGTAATATCGTAAGAATTAAATCGCGCGCCCCGTTCGAATTCCTCGCAAGTAGTGGTGGATTGTGAGTGTTCAGCCTCGCCACGACCGAGCCCCGTCAGAGTGAGCAAAACAATTTGAAATATCCGCCGCGTAAACATTCTCACTTTCGCCATTCAGAATTAATTTCATTCTAGTGTTTTATGTTTATATACATGTAGTTTATATGGAACTACGTGAGCAAAGATTCGTTTAATTACAGTACTACCATCAGCTGATGTTAAATaggtagtttttttaattaaaacaagcTGCTCTGTCCCGGCTTGTTTGGGTGGAAGTTTTGAAACATCAACAATTTTGAAGTGTTGGATCCTACCAACGACTGGATAATCTGACGTTATAGAGAAACCCACAAAATCCGCAAAATCccgcaaaatctcaagtttccaGACATAGCGGTCTTTGTTCTTAAAAAACTCTCAAGTGATCAAGACTCTCATAAAAGTCCTCTTAATAATCATAGTGTAAGTAGAACGCTAgctaaaacgaagacaggtactgatgattactgataagttAAAACGTAACACAATTAAACATCTTGCAGACACTAGAGGCAATGAACTTTGTGTAGATAAGTGCCACGAGGTTAATgacgcgtcgtaggcggggcagtaacattttggctttgtagagcgtcgtctctgtcactcata
The DNA window shown above is from Maniola hyperantus chromosome 1, iAphHyp1.2, whole genome shotgun sequence and carries:
- the LOC117996467 gene encoding uncharacterized protein; the protein is MFTRRIFQIVLLTLTGLGRGEAEHSQSTTTCEEFERGARFNSYDITDSKWKIIYFWSETTEIRPIIFSLVDKKKINKFKTVVDALEPDLKPEWHKATLMMEPRPGVQVLLLYMGTPGAFRGIVKMEQRHKGRPYPPPYIKLADLRFKLVERYMGMMCCEDLTAFVFVRVDEVPSTELECVGVASLLGLRGPGGRSYLYVKNLTRTDL